From the genome of Bos mutus isolate GX-2022 chromosome 2, NWIPB_WYAK_1.1, whole genome shotgun sequence:
TGAgtggttcatttttatttttttattttttgaagttaaGGCTGAATCTCGGCTTCAGTGCTTTTTTTGCCAGCGTCTCCATTGACAGGAACCAGCAAACTTCAGGACTCAAATAAGCGTCTTAATTTATTGATGCAAAACAGGTCTGCTGGTCGCCCCCAGTTCTCCGCGCTCTCGGTCCCCCACACCCCCAGCTTCGGTCCCTTCATTTGATCTCAGGGTAAGGCCCCCGCAGTACAGGCGGAGGAGcacgtgggaggggggttcggccCCCGCCCGCCCAGGAACCCCGCGACCCCCGCCCCGCGGCCGGGTCAGCTGACCTGGCTCGCTGGCCGGCTCCCCGCCCGCCGCCTTGTTTCCGGTCCCCGGGGTCCGCTAGCTGCGCACGGAGCGGGAGCGGCCGCGGCCGGGAGGTGATGCTGGGGGCTGATTACCATGAGAAAGGCTGTGCCTGGAAAAGCCTCCTCCACGCGACTGTCAATCTCTctaaggggtgggaggggggacgGAAAGGGCCCTGTAGGAGTCACCAGAAAACTTGGAGTAAGTTGGATGCGACGCAGGCCCGAGGAGGTGGCTTTCGCCTCAACTTGGAAGGCTGTGGCGTTAAGGGCGCGGACGCCAGCAGCCTCGCCTGGGAATTGAAAAACCCCTagtcctttcttcccttctttcctctctcttgccATCCTTTCAGCCCTCCCTGCCCTTTATCCTTGTTTTCTTGAAATTCTTTCCCAATTGCATTTCCTACATTATCCTTTCTATCTCCCTTTTGCAAtcccttgttttgtttcttaagatCTCCTCTCTCGCTCTGATTCTTTTCTGCCTCCTTTATGTGTCCAGATTTATCATTTCGTTTTGAAAACACAGTGTTTCATATGTAATTAATCTACCAGCAGGAGGTCAGGGACACCCTGACTAAAATAACTCcctgggtcatcacagaacaAGTTCCCCAGGTGtcagtgaaaagtaaaataatattagtaataaaataaatataaatctatatCTTGGTAATCATAATGGTTCCTTATCCTAAATTACCATATCAGCTCAaattgacttctttttttcttaaaagatagaatcttcctggaagaaaaatgaataatactTGATATAGGGCAATTCTTTAGCTTTAAAgcaatgtgaaaaaaatttcTCATTTATAGTGATATTTTAGCAGTGCTTAACAGACTTTAGAAATTACAATAGGTAATTTAAAGAAACTTAAgctgtgctttttcttttaatgactgtttGGAAAGTGTAAAAAAATTCTAAAGCACCCCTGCCTTTCAGGAATATTGATCAGTTCAGAGAAAAACATCATGTCCTGTATTTTGTACAGGCTAAGCAAATTCACAACTTCAGTTGTTGGGTTGTTTCCTTGGCCAGTTGCCCTATTGCCTAGCAAGTGCGTGAACATGGAGTTGTGTCTGTCATGAATGTGGCTCTGGTtttagttttacttattttttttccctgtctttcattcattttgagtATGTTGTTCTCCTATTAAAATTCAGTTTGCACTTGTTTGCAATTTGTTTACTttgttggatttttaaaacttgttagTAGTCAATTGAACATGTATATTAAACCCTTTTTAggccaacaaaaataaagatgcaTTAGAAAGATGCCTTTTATGCTTCATAATTATTAATTGACATTTTATGATGAATAATTAATCATTTGAATAATTTTGGTATCTCTGATCTGAACACATATTTGCATATCTAATGCTTGATTTTaactgtgtgtttttaaaaaaattcattctctCAGGACgaagaaacaaaataacattttaatgtaaaatttctcTTCAACActtgtaaaagttttttttattgagttgtacTATTCTTTCTAGATATCCATAAAACTTCTTGACACTTTGTAAATCATTAATGTAGCAATCATATACAAACATGTGACAGACTGCAATTAATTAGGAAAAACAATACCCTATGTAAAATCAAGTCACTCTCCTCCCCAAAGGAAGAGATGTGCACTAATTATGCACCATTTTTTCTTACTGGAATTTGGTTATTGAACTTTTTGGTTATGTCTATTTACACAAGTCAAAAGTAGAAATTGAGTGATAAATAATTCATATatgaatttaagattttttttatttttacttagtaACATATGGGttgatttgaaattattttaaaatgatcaagCAAGCCTATCCATGATATTTTTATACCCTGTGTCAATTGAAGTTCAAAGAAGCTATTTTGAGTACTAACCCTGCATGTTAACCTGTGTGATAACTGGCAAGCTACTAGAAATGTATATTCTTGTGGGTACACTAATAATGTCTGTCCTTCTGAGTTTTATTAAGAATTAAAGTATTGTCTGAAATGTCACTATAGTGTAACTTTATTATCACAATgaaaagattgaaaaaataaCATGGAACATACAGATCAGTTAAGACAATTAATTTTGACTGGTAAAAACAACTATTTCCCTTTTAGTATCATTCGTcatttttctgttgagaaatGAGTGCTGTGTTATTAAAGTgaagaaataagatgaaaagcATCATCGAATTTTTGGGTGGTTTACAGTTCTTTAGACCTCTTCAGAAAATGTAAAGCCACAGACATGAAGATagtattttttattctgttgctTAAGGAGTTAATTTATTGTGTTCAATATGATCataatttgtttataaatatcaGATTTCTTTTAGTGAGAATGTATGAACTTGAAGTTTCTCATGTTCTTTAGTAACGTATTGTCTTTGACTGTAAGGGTTAAATATGTAGAAGCTCAGAAGCAGTCTTGAGTAAGACTTCTGAGAAAAAAAAGGGCAAACTTACAAATTTGGAGACCAGGAATTTGGCTGTCAGAGCACTGTTTGTCGTAAGATCATTCATAATGAACTGAGCATTTCCTTTTGGAATTGTAGTTATCCTGAGGTTTGTGCTAATTCTAAATACCTATAGTGGGGGAGAAAATCAGTTTACtaatggaaaatgaaattcattaGTCTCTTAAACAAATAATAGACCAGATTTTCTTTTTGACGCATAAGCTGAAAAATCAATGTAAATGCTAAAGGGAAAAAACTACTGTGATATTTAATCCAATACTGACTTCTTGTTTTCCTTAAGATTCCACAAAACACTTAAAGGGTCCCTTAATTGTTTCCTTTCTCAAAGGATCCATTCCATGCTTCTTTCACATCAAAACTACCAAAAGGGCCATTTGGACATCAGCCTAGGGACTTAGAGTGACCAGtacctttttcttgttttcctttggaAAGGAAAATGGGACCAGAAACTATTTGCACCTACAGATTGTTTAGTGACCTGGAAATAACTTCATGATGCTTTGTGATCTTCTTTAATAGTCCTTGTTCTATTGAAAGGTCAAATTAAAGTCTTTTTTGTTAGTTCTAATTTTGCACTGttctaaaagtgttttttttctttttgcagtcaTGTTTCAGGTACTTAAATACAACAACCTTACTCTGAAAAATTATTCTCTATGTGATAATCACAGCTATGAAATGATAATAGCCAAGAGAGGAACTTGCTTTCCTAGCCTACCCTTTTCTAGTTGTAGATGTGACCTAGGGGAAATTAGTGACTTTCTCTAGAATTCAAGTGTCTGATTCTTCATGGGCCTTTAAATCTGCCAGACTCATCCGTCTGGCAGACACCACAGACGGTGACATCCAATGTCTTCTCACCTTTAGCAGATGTCCTTCTGAGCCTCTTGTGTCCACCCATTCTGCATATTGCATtgtgaccttttccagacctaaTGACTTGCTTAGTGCTTGTTTTTCCATGTGTGGCTTATTTTGCCATTTGGATCTAACACCTAGGCTCATTTTTCCAGTTATAGTATTGGTGCAGGTAGAATGGTTTTTCTGGCTTTGTTGTCTCCGGTTTCCCAGACAAAGTATCTTTCCTATTTCTGTCTTCTCACCAGGACCCTTGAGTTAGGTATGCTCCTGTGAACAATTTCCTGCTAGTTTACACTGGTTCTAGGCCTGGCCCAAGCACAGGACAAGTTAGTGATGAGGAGACATCATGATACAAGTACATCTgggaattgtttttatttcttatgtaatttttaaattgcttgtTGACTGAGAACTGAATCTCAAAGATTCCTTGTATTCTTCTCAATTACAGTATATTGTAGTGGCAAAGATACAGGCTTTGAAATTAGATCAACTGGATTTGACTCCCTGCTTTGTGAGTACTAATTGTGTATTGAGGATGAGATATTAAGCCCCTGTgaacctcattttttaaatgagcagaAGAGGACTTAAATTTAAGCTGGCTGTGGTGGAAAAATATGACAATAAATGTACAGTGTCTGATACAGGGTAGGCATATCAATAAATAGAAATTCCCTCTCATgaattatctgaaaaatatatgaagttaAATTATAGAAAAACCAGAGTGAATGTAGCATATATTTTGGGTGAtacttatttcataattttaaatgattttattgccatttatttattttaattactttatgaTTTTATTAGGAATTATTTAACTGGTTCCTGCATTTTATAGAAATCAGTGCTTACTGAGAACAATTGGAAAAGTAATGTGGAATTTCTCAACTTCTAGTGGAAAGGGTGGAGTGCTCATGATTCTAAGCATCATAGTTCTAACCTCTGAGATGAATAAATGTCCTTTACCATTTGATTATGCATTTCACACTTCTGTTTACAATTGtaagaacaaatattttttccGTGCAATTCTCCCTATATGATCTGACATGAGAGGAAGCCCTCTTGCAGCTTTGTGTGGCCAAGAAATGTCAAAGATCACTCATTCAAGGTAAAAAGAAGCTCTTAGCACTGTTCAAGGCTCTGTACTCACTCTTAATGCAGACTTCTCAAGTTTGAAGGAACTAGGAATGGAGTAGAAGGGAAGGTATAGTATTGAGAAAGTTTGCATCCAGTATCTTCTTCCCACCCCCTAGCTGAGTGCCGAAACATctgcttaaaaaaggaaaaaaagaagtaagaatacatatatatatgtatgtatgtgtatctaaAGACATTGCTTCACTCTGCTGCCTGCAAATTCAGGAGTAGGGTTGTGTCAGCAGGCCCTGGCAGGATCTATTGTGTATGTGACTTTTCTACCCTATGCCCTAGAAAGGAGAGTGTCAGGGGAGGACCGGGCTGTGGACACAGGGAGCATATTGTTCCAATGGTTCTGCTACAGTGCAAAgcaggattcttttttttcctctttggaactaACTTTGctacacaggcaaaaaaaaatctattcctaTTAGGTTTTTCCTTGGCCATTGTGGAACCATAAGTATGGCTCCTGTGGCAAGGGGATAATTTTTCTGGACTGAGGGAAGCTGGATTACCTATTGTTCTTGGCACATGGCTAGCACCCTTCTAGACATGAGGGACAGAACTAAGCTGAAAGTTCACAGAAAAGGCTATGCCTTTTAAAACAAGGACAGAAAGTTAAAACCTCGTTCTTCTAAAGTTTAGTTGATGTATCTGCTGTGCatttgaaatttcatttaaaaaaatctgcatgATCCTGAGTTatattacttccctggtggctcagacggtaaagcgtctgcctagaaggaaatggcaacccactccaatagtcttgcctggaaaaatcccatggacggagaagcgtggtaggctacagtccatggggttgcaaagagtcggacacgactgagccacttcactttcactttcaccatcatTTAGCCTGTGTATGagatattgaaaaattatttacaataattTGCTATAGTGCATTCTGTAGAGATGATCTCTACTGAAGTTTTGCTTCTGTTGGTAAGGATTCTTGTGTAATTGTGTAGTTCAAGGCTAGGTGAAATATGCTTGCAAATGTCATTTGAAATCACATGGACTTTGAATGTGGGGGCAAagtaatacctttttttttttttttacaatattaaagCAAAGTACTgtcatttggaaatttttaaaccATTGCTTCATTTGGGATCTCTAAATAGTAATTTATTTGACAAAGTAAGTGATCTCTCACCAATGTATCTTTCCCAATCCCCTGGAATAGTGCCTATTATATAGGAAATATTTGTTGCTGCTTGTGCCATTCATTAAGAAGCTTTAAGGGATGTAAACtgatctccctggtggctcagcagtaatgaatctgactgcaatacaggagatgcacgATACTCAAgatcgatacctgggttgggaagatcccctggagcagggcatggcaacccactccaatattcttgtctggagaatcccatggacagagaagcctgacgggttatagtccgtagggtcacaaagagtcgacaggACTGAGCAAGCACGCACAAGCTGATCTACTTTACACTTTTAAGAACTGAGATAAAAATGAGGGttgtgggaattccctgacagtccagtagttagtactctgagctttcactgctgagggcaaggTTTCagtccctcgtcagggaactaagatcctctaAGTCAAAATGCGTGGCTTAAAAGAAAAGAGGATGGGTGAGCCTCGTATGGAACGCTTAGACACACGCAACCTCCTTTCGTCAAATTATGTACCATATTACATTATATTAATGTAACACAAACtgttttattccctttcttgtgcATCAGTTTacacattctgaaaaaaaaaatgaaggaatgaatgtataattgtgtgtatatatttgtctttctctttaaatGGCTCTGATGAATCTTTTCAtgatttatttctaagtaaatatattaaagcttatttttaagtaaatatattaaagCTTAATAAGAGGTTTtctcagaaaagggaaagaaataataaagagaaaatggaGTAAACTGGTTAAAGTATGGTTTGCTTCAGAAGGTAAGTGTGTAATGGTAATTTAAGATAAATGATCAAATCACCTTGTAATATCACACAGCAGGTaaatagagaaaacagagaagatggggagttttgtttctcctttatttttccactcagtgtggcttgtgggatctagttcccccgaCCAGAAATTGGagtcaggccctcagcagtgaaagggtagagtcctaaccactgggccaccagggaattccctcttcttCCTTAAATGGACAGGCTCCATCAGCCAGTGGGAGCTTTTTCCTGCCAGCAGCTTCATTTTCATGTAGACCGGTAACTGGTTGCCCAAAGATATTGAGGCAAAGTATTAAGTCCTGTTTATAAtactttctcccttcccttctctgttcttttttctgcttCAAATCCTATTTCTTACTCAGGGCCCTCACTGCTTCATATCTTTATTTCAATGcgttttattcagaaaaaaagtctATCTTTTAAAGATAGACTTCTTCATAACCTTCaacattcatcagttcagttcagtccctcagttgtgtccgactcttttcgaccccactccctgtccatcaccaattcccagagcctactcaaactcatgtccatcgtgtcagtgatgccattcaacaatctcatactctgtcatccctttctcctccctccttcaatctttcccagcatcagggtcttttccaatgagtcagttcttcgcatcagatggccaaagtattggagcttcggcttcagcatcaatccttgcaatgaatattcaggactgatttcctttgggatggactggttggatctccttgctgtccaagggactctcaagagtcttctccaacaccaccgttcaaaagcatcaattcttcagtgctcagctttctttatagtgcaactctcacatccatacatgaccactggaaaaaccatagctttgactagacggacttttgttggtaaagtaatgtctctactttttaatatgctatctaagttggtcatagcttttcttccaaggagcaagtgtcttttaatttcatggctgcagtcaacatctgcagtgtcAACAGGCATAGGTATTAAATAATAAGATATGACCTTACGTTTTGATATTTCCACTGTGCTGCAGAAAATTTCCTGCTGGAAACAGAATGTTTATGTGAAATGTGTTATGAGGAAGGACAGTTCAATACTATTGCTGTCTGCTCATTGCCTAGCATAGAGCCTGAAACATGAGATGCACTGAGCAATGAATGcctgttggatgaatgaatgcatgcaagCATGAATGCCGTATAAAAAAGCcagacttaaaacaacagatgcCATTTGTTCTGCATGGCAAATAAGAATTAAAAGGCATTAATGTAGGTGCAAAAGTCACTGTGGTCACAAACAGGGTTTTGATACTGTTTTTGAGTTCTGACTGTAATATTTTACTTCCAAAATGAAATACCTAAATCATTTACCAAGCAATAGAGATATAACAGTCCCACAGTCACTCACTTGCAAAGGAAATTTTCAATACAAATAAAGTCATACATATTTATACTAGGGTAATTCAAAATAACTTCCTCACATAAGCACTGCTACGTTCAAATAAAATCTTGCCAACACTTCTGAGtgcattgctttaaaaaaatgctcCCTGTAGCGTCCGAACTATTTAAAAATCTTGCCAGCTTCTTCAACATACATCAGTTATCTCTTTTCAAATCACTGACAAGAATTTAAAAACTGCTTCATCAGAACAACTGTTACCCTTTCTCATACTCTAGTGAGAACCTGATCTTCTAAAAAGGACCACATTTACAGcttcttttgaaattttgaacCATTTGGCTATGTTTTtgctacattttcttttcctgatttaaTTACTGGGGACATTTGCATGAAAACAGGAGGATAGTGACATAAGATTTGTGTCTTATGAGTTCATTTGTTTCTGATGCTTATTCTCCACCTGAGATCAGTATCTGTTTTATTACAACTGAAAAGCCAGGGGCTAGATTGGAAAAGATGAAGACGTTGCTGGAAATGAACTGAAGTTCAGAAATAGGGACTTGGGAGCTAAGGGATTGGTGGGTTATACAATAAttgattttcttctattttttttttttttaaccatcagtTAACATGTCAGTGACACATGCTGTTCCATTGAAAAGATCAGAAAACTGGGGAACTGCACAGAACTGGTAGGTTGATACTTCCCTAAGAAAATGCCCTGGCAGTCATAGGGGTTGAGAGGCATCACAGAAAACAGTGAAGGAGCTGAGACTAGGTCATGTGTGAACTCTAGAGAGGGCCACTGAAAGTTGTGAAGGTAGTAAAGCAAAATGCCCCACTTCTTTCCTATAGCTTTGGATAAAATTGAGAATCTAAGAAGCTGGGTTATGTTAATCCTGCCTGTCTCCAGGGTTTGAGTACCCTAGTGTGAGAAGCacagtgcatgcgtgcatgcatgcaaagtcacttcagtcgtgtctgattctgtgcaaccccatggactgtagcctgccaggctcctctgtccatgggattctccaggcaagaatactggtgtgggttgctgtgtcctcctccaggggatcttcctgacccagggattgaacccatgtctcctggtcATTCCTTTATGTCTTCTTTCAACTGGAATAAGACCTCCATCAGGTCAGGGACACTATCATTTTTGACTTAATACTCCGTGATGGGTTGAATGTTGTGTCCCCCCCCAAATTAATCTGTTAAAGTCTTAACTCAAAGTGTGATGGTAATTGGAAGGGGGACCTTTGGGAGGAAactaggtttagatgaggtcatgagggtggagtacCCATGATAAGATTAGTATTCTTAAAAGAAGAGGAACACAGAGGTCATGCTCTCTCCTTGGGTACACTGAGGAAGGGTTATATGAGCACTCAGCAAGAAGGTGGCTGTTCACAAGCCAGGAAGCCAGTTTCCACCAGGTActgaatctgctggcaccttgatctcagacttctcagCTTTCAAAATAAAAGCTATTGTCCAAGCCACCCAGTCTAGGGCATTTTGTTATAACAGCCTCAGCTAAGTATCCCCAACTGTTATTATCTGGCATATAGAGGACActgagaaatactttttaaactgaATATGAATGTCATGGTACAAGCTAATTTTTATTACTGGCCAAAGAACTCCAAGCACATGCATATTCTACTGATAATATGTTTAGCCACAAGAAGGTCTTCTGTGCttcatattgctgctgctgctgctgctgagttgcttcagttgtgtccgactctgtgcgaccccatagacggcagcccaccaggctcccctgtccctgggattctccaggcaagaacactggagtgggttgccatttccttcttcaatgcatgaaagtgaaaagtgaaagggaagtcgctcagtcgtgtccgactctgcgacctcatggactgcagcccaccaggctcctccgtccatgggattttccaggcaagagtgctggagtggggtgccattgccttctccgtgcttcATATTAAGGGAGACCAAAAAGTTGGAAATGACTCATTGCATTTTTTAATAACTTGCATTTAATTGAAATATGCACtagcaaaaatattaaaataacaagaTATTTCCCatgtaaacattttcaaatttcaaagttTTTACATATGCactatttcatttgattctttcaAGGTGGGCAAATATTTTTATGTCTCCAGTTTGGAAAAGCAGGAAATCAAGAGTTTGATGGTGTAAGGCAAAATAATCAAACTTATTTTGGAAGTCCTAAGTATGTTTCAGATATAGAAACATCTTTGGAAACTGACAAAGGGCAAATCTTGTTATTCTTAtgtgacagatgaggaaatagggtGTTGAAAAGACTGGCTCAGAGtcacacagtgaaagtgaaatttgctcagtcgtgtccgactctttgcaaccccatggactgtatagtccctggaattctccaggcaagaatactggagtgggtagccttttccttctccaggggatcttcccagcccagggattgacccaggtcttctgcattgcaggcggattctttaccagctgaaccacaagggaagcccgagaatactggagtgggtagcctatcccttctccagcagatctttccgacccaggaattgaaccggggtctcctgcattgcaggtggattctttaccaactgagatatgagGGGAGTCACACAGGACAACTGTCAAAGTAGAAATTGAACTCAGTGTTCTCTGGCTCAGTTTGGTCccaatacatacatgtatatatcagacggtaaagaatctgcctgcagtgcaggaaaactgggtttgatctctgagtcgggaagatcccctggagaaggcaattgctacccgctccagtattcttgcttagaaaattccacggacagaggagcctggccggctccatggggtcacaacaattcagacacgactgagtgactaacactaacatttttacacacatatatgtagacatgtgcttcccatgtggcgctagaggtaaagaatctgcttgccaatgcaggagacagaagagaagcgagttcagttcctgggtcgggaagatcccctgcaggagggcatggtagcccactccagtattcttgcctggagaatcccatggacagtggaacctggtgggctacagtcagaagggtcgcaaagagtcagacatgactgaagtgacttagcacacatgcatatgtaggTGTATTAGAAAGGAAGCCTTGGTTTTTACAGAGTGTTCTGAAGaaatttttccccctcttttccatAACTGGTCTGTTATTTGTCTTTAGCTCATTAAGAGACCAAATCATAAACAGAGTCGTTCAAGAGAGTAGTTTGGAAGTGAAATTGGAAAATTAATTGGGTTTATTTGGGATAGGAGAGTAAGGGTAGCACAAATCATATAGagactgaacatttaaaaaatagtttgctCCTTTTGCCACAAGTCATAAAATTCTTAATATTAAGTAAACATAACGAAATTATCTGAATATATGTTCCCTacaattttccagaatttttttctgaCAAATGTGAGTTCCAAGTATATTTCTTAGAGTTCTTTTGCTTCCAGTAAGAGgctgtctttcacttctcttcactcaGGATTTCATAAAGCAAATTTAGCAGATACTCTTTTTGAACAGAGAATTCACAGAAGTTAAACTGGTAGATAAAAACATATTAGTTGATATATTTGTGCTTTATAATATAATGTAGGTATGAAATAATGTAATGTCTATCTAATGCATCAGTATTATCAGCCAACTAATACATTCAAACATGTGATGGAGCCCCTCATTTCCTAAGCTAATGGATGTCTTGAAAATTACATACATGTATCATATGTGTATTCATTGCAAGTTTCTTATTAAttcctactatgtgctgggcaccaTGCTAGAAACAAGGATACAACAGTGAGCAAGAAAAACCTAATTCTTGCAGGCTGGCGGGGAGGACAGGATGTATGTGATGAATGCTATTGGGAGTATAGAAGGCAGGCCCATCTAGCCAAATGATAGCTACAGAATAAAGTGAAGGCGAGAGTAGATCTTCCTAATGCACAAAAGGTCAGGTCTTCAAAATCCATCAGCCACCACCGAAATTAGTTTAAATCACCTGTAATATGTTTTAACCCTTCCAGGCTGTGCTGAAGACATCTTGGGACCTCAgagcaggcagagaaggagaagagaggaatcCTAGAGTCAgagcttggggggtgggggagtggccAATGTCCCAAGGACAATAGCTAAAGGAGTTTGGTGTCCAAAACTCTCAAAAGACTGACCTCAGAATCAGGGCTTCATTCTGGTGAAGTGGTATCCTTTTTGCCAAGTATGAGGCAGTGTGTCTTCCATTCTTGGGTTCTGCTTTGGTTCTAACTGGACCCACATCTGACCTATGCTGGGTCTCGTGGATAAGCTCTAGCCCCTGACAGGAGGACATTTGCAATGGCTAGACAGGTTATCAGGGGAGTGACCTCAAACTGGTGACCAGACCAGGACACTTGTTCTAGGAGAGAACCAAATACAAGAGCACATCAGAAGGAACCAGGGGCTGCTTCTTATGGGAGC
Proteins encoded in this window:
- the LOC138992121 gene encoding uncharacterized protein, whose translation is MARERKEGKKGLGVFQFPGEAAGVRALNATAFQVEAKATSSGLRRIQLTPSFLVTPTGPFPSPLPPLREIDSRVEEAFPGTAFLMVISPQHHLPAAAAPAPCAASGPRGPETRRRAGSRPASQAQLRMDWIASSHVRKPFDLAWTPAAPHPLNTPHCRGPPYHPFLATLKEVAHLLCNGTVEIIPLDERSIPFQKENRFLFFSTHGTK